Proteins from one Falco naumanni isolate bFalNau1 chromosome 2, bFalNau1.pat, whole genome shotgun sequence genomic window:
- the THAP12 gene encoding 52 kDa repressor of the inhibitor of the protein kinase isoform X1, with amino-acid sequence MPNFCAAPNCTRKSTQSDLAFFRFPRDPVRCQRWVENCRRADLEDKTPDQLNKHYRLCAKHFETSMICRSSPYRTVLRDNAVPTIFDLTSHLNNPHSRHRKRIKELSEDEIRTLKQQKIDEAFEREQATQELNESNEQNTVSEEGGEEQEEEAGPLTLEERENKDYLKSLFEILILMGKQNIPLDGHNVDELPEGIFTSDNFQALLEYRINAGDEVLRKRFEMTAVNLEYCSKTQQKQMLEICESCVREETLREVRDSHFFSIVTDEVVDIAGEEHLPVLVRFVDDSHNLREEFIGFLPYEADPEILAVKFHATITEKWGLNMEYCRGQAYIVSSGFASKMKVVATRLLEKYPQAVYTLCSSCALNVWLAKSVPVVGVSIALGTIEEVCCLFNQSPELLVELDNTISVLFQNNEEKGNELKEICRSQWTGRHDTFEVLVDLIQALVLCLDAVSSDSSVRWNNFITGRAFVLSSALTDFDFIVTIVILKNVLSFTRAFGKNLQGQTSDVFFAASSLTAVLHSLNEVMENIEVYHEFWFEEATNLATKLDVQIKLPGKFRRAQQGNLDSEVTSENYYKEILSVPTVEHIIQELKDIFSEQHLKALKCLSLVPSVMGQLKFNTSEEHHADMYKNDLPNPDTLSAELHCWRIKWKHRGKDIELPATIYEALHLPDIKFFPNVYALLKVLCILPVMKVENEKYEVGRKRLKAYLKNTLTEQRSSNLALLNINFDIKHDLDLMVDTYIKLYPDKVEFQDDLKQL; translated from the exons ATGCCGAACTTCTGTGCGGCCCCCAACTGCACCCGCAAGAGCACCCAGTCCGACCTGGCCTTCTTCCGCTTCCCCCGGGACCCGGTCAG ATGTCAAAGATGGGTAGAGAACTGTCGAAGGGCAGATTTAGAAGATAAAACTCCAGATCAACTCAACAAGCATTACAGATTGTGTGCTAAACATTTTGAGACTTCTATGATATGTAGAAGT AGCCCTTACAGGACAGTTTTACGGGATAATGCCGTGCCAACTATATTTGATCTTACAAGTCACCTGAACAATCCCCACAGCAGACAcaggaaaaggataaaagagCTC agTGAAGATGAAATAAGAACACTGAAGCAACAAAAGA TTGATGAAGCTTTTGAACGGGAACAGGCAACTCAAGAATTGAACGAAAGCAATGAACAAAATACTGTCTcagaagaaggaggggaagaacaagaggaagaagCTGGCCCCTTGACattggaagaaagagaaaacaaagattacCTTAAGTCTTTGTTTGAAATTTTGATCCTAATGGgcaaacaaaatattcctttgGATGGCCATAATGTTGACGAGCTGCCAGAAGGTATCTTTACTTCAGATAACTTTCAGGCTCTACTGGAATATAGAATAAATGCTGGAGACGAAGTTCTGAGGAAACGATTTGAGATGACTGCAGTCAATCTTGAGTACTGTTCAAAAACTCAGCAGAAACAAATGCTTGAGATCTGTGAAAGCTGTGTTAGAGAAGAGACGCTGAGGGAAGTAAGAGACTCACACTTCTTTTCTATTGTCACTGATGAAGTAGTAGACATAGCAGGAGAGGAACATTTGCCAGTGTTGGTGAGATTTGTTGATGACTCTCATAATCTAAGAGAAGAATTCATAGGCTTTTTGCCATATGAGGCTGATCCTGAAATTTTAGCTGTTAAGTTTCACGCAACTATTACTGAAAAGTGGGGTCTAAACATGGAGTACTGTCGAGGTCAAGCCTACATTGTCTCCAGTGGGTTTGCTTCTAAAATGAAAGTTGTGGCTACAAGACTCTTGGAAAAGTATCCACAAGCTGTTTATACGCTGTGTTCCTCGTGTGCCTTAAATGTTTGGCTAGCAAAATCCGTTCCGGTTGTTGGTGTTTCCATTGCATTAGGAACAATTGAAGAAGTTTGCTGTCTGTTTAATCAGTCTCCAGAATTACTAGTAGAACTGGACAACacaatttctgttctttttcagaacaATGAGGAGAAGGGTAATGAGCTAAAGGAGATCTGCCGTTCTCAGTGGACAGGCAGGCATGATACTTTTGAGGTTTTGGTGGACCTCATACAAGCATTGGTGCTGTGCTTGGATGCAGTAAGCAGTGACTCATCTGTCAGGTGGAACAACTTTATTACCGGTCGAGCATTTGTACTTTCAAGTGCATTGACAGATTTTGACTTCATTGTCACTATCGTAATCCTGAAAAATGTTCTGTCTTTTACAAgagcatttggaaaaaatctCCAAGGACAAACATCAGATGTGTTTTTTGCAGCTAGCAGCTTAACAGCAGTGTTGCATTCTCTGAATGAAGTGATGGAGAATATTGAAGTTTACCATGAATTTTGGTTTGAGGAAGCAACAAATTTGGCTACAAAACTGGATGTACAAATTAAACTCCCAGGAAAATTTCGCAGGGCACAACAGGGGAACTTAGACTCTGAAGTAACGTCAGAAAACTACTACAAAGAAATCCTTAGTGTCCCCACAGTGGAGCACATTATTCAAGAATTAAAAGATATATTCTCAGAACAACATTTAAAAGCTCTCAAGTGTTTATCGTTAGTGCCCTCAGTCATGGGGCAGCTCAAATTCAATACTTCTGAGGAGCATCATGCGGACATGTACAAAAATGACTTGCCTAATCCAGACACGCTTTCTGCTGAGCTTCATTGTTGGAGAATCAAGtggaagcacagaggaaaagataTTGAACTTCCAGCTACTATTTACGAAGCACTTCACTTGCCTGACATAAAGTTTTTCCCTAATGTTTACGCACTGCTGAAAGTCTTGTGCATACTTCCAGTGATGAaggtagaaaatgaaaaatacgAAGTGGGAAGAAAGCGCTTAAAGGCATACCTGAAAAACACCTTGACAGAGCAAAGGTCAAGCAACCTAGCTTTGCTGAACATAAACTTTGATATAAAACATGACTTAGATTTAATGGTGGACACCTACATTAAACTCTATCCAGATAAAGTGGAATTTCAAGACGACCTCAAACAACTCTGA
- the THAP12 gene encoding 52 kDa repressor of the inhibitor of the protein kinase isoform X2 produces MICRSSPYRTVLRDNAVPTIFDLTSHLNNPHSRHRKRIKELSEDEIRTLKQQKIDEAFEREQATQELNESNEQNTVSEEGGEEQEEEAGPLTLEERENKDYLKSLFEILILMGKQNIPLDGHNVDELPEGIFTSDNFQALLEYRINAGDEVLRKRFEMTAVNLEYCSKTQQKQMLEICESCVREETLREVRDSHFFSIVTDEVVDIAGEEHLPVLVRFVDDSHNLREEFIGFLPYEADPEILAVKFHATITEKWGLNMEYCRGQAYIVSSGFASKMKVVATRLLEKYPQAVYTLCSSCALNVWLAKSVPVVGVSIALGTIEEVCCLFNQSPELLVELDNTISVLFQNNEEKGNELKEICRSQWTGRHDTFEVLVDLIQALVLCLDAVSSDSSVRWNNFITGRAFVLSSALTDFDFIVTIVILKNVLSFTRAFGKNLQGQTSDVFFAASSLTAVLHSLNEVMENIEVYHEFWFEEATNLATKLDVQIKLPGKFRRAQQGNLDSEVTSENYYKEILSVPTVEHIIQELKDIFSEQHLKALKCLSLVPSVMGQLKFNTSEEHHADMYKNDLPNPDTLSAELHCWRIKWKHRGKDIELPATIYEALHLPDIKFFPNVYALLKVLCILPVMKVENEKYEVGRKRLKAYLKNTLTEQRSSNLALLNINFDIKHDLDLMVDTYIKLYPDKVEFQDDLKQL; encoded by the exons ATGATATGTAGAAGT AGCCCTTACAGGACAGTTTTACGGGATAATGCCGTGCCAACTATATTTGATCTTACAAGTCACCTGAACAATCCCCACAGCAGACAcaggaaaaggataaaagagCTC agTGAAGATGAAATAAGAACACTGAAGCAACAAAAGA TTGATGAAGCTTTTGAACGGGAACAGGCAACTCAAGAATTGAACGAAAGCAATGAACAAAATACTGTCTcagaagaaggaggggaagaacaagaggaagaagCTGGCCCCTTGACattggaagaaagagaaaacaaagattacCTTAAGTCTTTGTTTGAAATTTTGATCCTAATGGgcaaacaaaatattcctttgGATGGCCATAATGTTGACGAGCTGCCAGAAGGTATCTTTACTTCAGATAACTTTCAGGCTCTACTGGAATATAGAATAAATGCTGGAGACGAAGTTCTGAGGAAACGATTTGAGATGACTGCAGTCAATCTTGAGTACTGTTCAAAAACTCAGCAGAAACAAATGCTTGAGATCTGTGAAAGCTGTGTTAGAGAAGAGACGCTGAGGGAAGTAAGAGACTCACACTTCTTTTCTATTGTCACTGATGAAGTAGTAGACATAGCAGGAGAGGAACATTTGCCAGTGTTGGTGAGATTTGTTGATGACTCTCATAATCTAAGAGAAGAATTCATAGGCTTTTTGCCATATGAGGCTGATCCTGAAATTTTAGCTGTTAAGTTTCACGCAACTATTACTGAAAAGTGGGGTCTAAACATGGAGTACTGTCGAGGTCAAGCCTACATTGTCTCCAGTGGGTTTGCTTCTAAAATGAAAGTTGTGGCTACAAGACTCTTGGAAAAGTATCCACAAGCTGTTTATACGCTGTGTTCCTCGTGTGCCTTAAATGTTTGGCTAGCAAAATCCGTTCCGGTTGTTGGTGTTTCCATTGCATTAGGAACAATTGAAGAAGTTTGCTGTCTGTTTAATCAGTCTCCAGAATTACTAGTAGAACTGGACAACacaatttctgttctttttcagaacaATGAGGAGAAGGGTAATGAGCTAAAGGAGATCTGCCGTTCTCAGTGGACAGGCAGGCATGATACTTTTGAGGTTTTGGTGGACCTCATACAAGCATTGGTGCTGTGCTTGGATGCAGTAAGCAGTGACTCATCTGTCAGGTGGAACAACTTTATTACCGGTCGAGCATTTGTACTTTCAAGTGCATTGACAGATTTTGACTTCATTGTCACTATCGTAATCCTGAAAAATGTTCTGTCTTTTACAAgagcatttggaaaaaatctCCAAGGACAAACATCAGATGTGTTTTTTGCAGCTAGCAGCTTAACAGCAGTGTTGCATTCTCTGAATGAAGTGATGGAGAATATTGAAGTTTACCATGAATTTTGGTTTGAGGAAGCAACAAATTTGGCTACAAAACTGGATGTACAAATTAAACTCCCAGGAAAATTTCGCAGGGCACAACAGGGGAACTTAGACTCTGAAGTAACGTCAGAAAACTACTACAAAGAAATCCTTAGTGTCCCCACAGTGGAGCACATTATTCAAGAATTAAAAGATATATTCTCAGAACAACATTTAAAAGCTCTCAAGTGTTTATCGTTAGTGCCCTCAGTCATGGGGCAGCTCAAATTCAATACTTCTGAGGAGCATCATGCGGACATGTACAAAAATGACTTGCCTAATCCAGACACGCTTTCTGCTGAGCTTCATTGTTGGAGAATCAAGtggaagcacagaggaaaagataTTGAACTTCCAGCTACTATTTACGAAGCACTTCACTTGCCTGACATAAAGTTTTTCCCTAATGTTTACGCACTGCTGAAAGTCTTGTGCATACTTCCAGTGATGAaggtagaaaatgaaaaatacgAAGTGGGAAGAAAGCGCTTAAAGGCATACCTGAAAAACACCTTGACAGAGCAAAGGTCAAGCAACCTAGCTTTGCTGAACATAAACTTTGATATAAAACATGACTTAGATTTAATGGTGGACACCTACATTAAACTCTATCCAGATAAAGTGGAATTTCAAGACGACCTCAAACAACTCTGA